A genomic stretch from Xenopus laevis strain J_2021 chromosome 6S, Xenopus_laevis_v10.1, whole genome shotgun sequence includes:
- the lrrc24.S gene encoding leucine-rich repeat-containing protein 24 isoform X1: protein MPGGGSSRGRWRRGGAQYKSGCNMDSASSILLFITCSLPVFLAPGTQSCPAECRCYSLTVECGSKQLTSVPSSVQPSTQTVFLQDNVISQIQQQDLSHLSGLQYLYLQNNTISALEPGAFKSQQHLLELALNGNRIHLINSSIFKGLEHLRVLYLAGNQITRLLAYTFSDLQRLQELHLQENSIETLQEQAFSGLSSLALLDLSKNNMRTISRSSLRPLISLQVLRLTENPWRCDCALHWLRAWIKDDGQRLLSSLDKKIICSEPPRLLHQNLVDISGNSLVCIPPMVLVEPMEVTARLGEELRVSCRATGYPQPLVTWRKVAHARTSPPKVNLKSTSSRKFELSERSVGEQFDAATGSGMLFLNNITVSHAGKYECVASNPGGTAKVLFHLAVNLSNQQSRTYTSVDISQEPLYDLESMEFTALSMATQTTIAIGISLLALTAMLLIVMIYRKYHKRKKAKKEENILYVNDYSDGPTTFAQLEEYRDERGHEMFVIDRNKSHFPTYKDTEGLSSISGLSDLTEQLQNQGTQTPKDEAEHPINDIFMNQGFLFQQQIAYEIHC from the exons CGGCTGTAACATGGACTCAGCAAGCTCCATCCTCCTCTTCATCACCTGTTCCCTCCCTGTGTTCCTGGCCCCGGGGACCCAAAGCTGCCCGGCCGAGTGTCGCTGTTACAGCCTGACGGTGGAGTGCGGCTCCAAACAACTGACGAGTGTTCCCTCCAGTGTCCAACCTTCCACTCAG ACGGTGTTTCTACAGGACAATGTCATCAGCCAGATCCAACAGCAGGACCTGTCCCATCTCTCGGGCCTCCAGTACCTCTACCTACAGAACAACACTATCTCTGCCCTGGAACCTGGAGCCTTCAAATCCCAGCAGCACCTGCTAGAACTGGCCCTTAATGGAAACCGGATCCACCTCATCAACAGCAGCATCTTCAAAGGACTGGAGCACCTCCGGGTTCTGTACCTCGCAGGGAACCAGATCACTCGCCTGTTGGCCTACACCTTCTCTGACCTGCAG AGGCTGCAGGAGTTGCACTTGCAAGAGAACAGCATTGAGACCCTACAGGAACAGGCTTTCTCTGGACTCTCCTCCCTGGCGTTGCTGGACCTCAGCAAGAACAATATGCGCACCATTAGCCGCTCCTCCCTGCGCCCCCTAATCAGTCTCCAGGTGCTGAGACTCACAG AAAACCCTTGGAGATGTGACTGTGCCCTCCACTGGCTCAGAGCGTGGATAAAGGATGACGGGCAAAGACTTCTCAGTTCCCTGGACAAAAAGATCATTTGCTCAGAGCCCCCCAGGCTGCTGCACCAAAACTTGGTGGATATTTCTGGCAACAGTCTGGTTTGTATTCCTCCCATGGTCCTTGTGGAGCCCATGGAGGTGACAGCCCGTCTTGGTGAAGAGCTGAGGGTCAGCTGCAGAGCTACTGGATACCCACAACCCCTGGTTACTTGGAGAAAAGTCGCTCATGCTCGCACCAGTCCCCCCAAAGTCAACTTGAAGTCCACCAGCAGCAGGAAGTTTGAGCTGAGTGAAAGGAGTGTAGGGGAGCAGTTTGATGCAGCCACTGGCAGCGGAATGCTCTTCCTCAACAATATAACCGTGTCCCATGCTGGAAAATATGAATGTGTGGCCTCCAATCCCGGTGGGACGGCAAAGGTTCTATTTCACTTGGCAGTCAACCTTTCCAATCAGCAGTCTCGCACGTACACTTCTGTAGACATTAGCCAAGAGCCACTGTATGACTTGGAAAGCATGGAGTTCACTGCATTGAGTATGGCAACTCAGACCACCATTGCCATTGGAATTTCTTTGCTGGCTCTCACGGCCATGCTACTTATTGTCATGATCTACAGAAAGTACCACaagagaaaaaaagcaaagaagGAAGAGAACATCTTATATGTCAACGACTACTCTGATGGCCCAACCACCTTCGCCCAACTGGAAGAGTACAGGGATGAGCGAGGGCATGAGATGTTTGTCATAGACCGGAACAAGTCCCATTTCCCTACATACAAAGACACAGAAGGACTCAGCAGTATTTCTGGACTCTCCGATCTCACAGAGCAGCTCCAAAACCAAGGGACCCAAACCCCGAAGGACGAGGCAGAGCATCCAATCAATGATATTTTCATGAACCAAGGCTTCCTCTTCCAGCAGCAAATTGCCTACGAAATCCACTGCTAA
- the lrrc24.S gene encoding leucine-rich repeat-containing protein 24 isoform X2 produces the protein MYLGCRTRLLSSPGGCNMDSASSILLFITCSLPVFLAPGTQSCPAECRCYSLTVECGSKQLTSVPSSVQPSTQTVFLQDNVISQIQQQDLSHLSGLQYLYLQNNTISALEPGAFKSQQHLLELALNGNRIHLINSSIFKGLEHLRVLYLAGNQITRLLAYTFSDLQRLQELHLQENSIETLQEQAFSGLSSLALLDLSKNNMRTISRSSLRPLISLQVLRLTENPWRCDCALHWLRAWIKDDGQRLLSSLDKKIICSEPPRLLHQNLVDISGNSLVCIPPMVLVEPMEVTARLGEELRVSCRATGYPQPLVTWRKVAHARTSPPKVNLKSTSSRKFELSERSVGEQFDAATGSGMLFLNNITVSHAGKYECVASNPGGTAKVLFHLAVNLSNQQSRTYTSVDISQEPLYDLESMEFTALSMATQTTIAIGISLLALTAMLLIVMIYRKYHKRKKAKKEENILYVNDYSDGPTTFAQLEEYRDERGHEMFVIDRNKSHFPTYKDTEGLSSISGLSDLTEQLQNQGTQTPKDEAEHPINDIFMNQGFLFQQQIAYEIHC, from the exons CGGCTGTAACATGGACTCAGCAAGCTCCATCCTCCTCTTCATCACCTGTTCCCTCCCTGTGTTCCTGGCCCCGGGGACCCAAAGCTGCCCGGCCGAGTGTCGCTGTTACAGCCTGACGGTGGAGTGCGGCTCCAAACAACTGACGAGTGTTCCCTCCAGTGTCCAACCTTCCACTCAG ACGGTGTTTCTACAGGACAATGTCATCAGCCAGATCCAACAGCAGGACCTGTCCCATCTCTCGGGCCTCCAGTACCTCTACCTACAGAACAACACTATCTCTGCCCTGGAACCTGGAGCCTTCAAATCCCAGCAGCACCTGCTAGAACTGGCCCTTAATGGAAACCGGATCCACCTCATCAACAGCAGCATCTTCAAAGGACTGGAGCACCTCCGGGTTCTGTACCTCGCAGGGAACCAGATCACTCGCCTGTTGGCCTACACCTTCTCTGACCTGCAG AGGCTGCAGGAGTTGCACTTGCAAGAGAACAGCATTGAGACCCTACAGGAACAGGCTTTCTCTGGACTCTCCTCCCTGGCGTTGCTGGACCTCAGCAAGAACAATATGCGCACCATTAGCCGCTCCTCCCTGCGCCCCCTAATCAGTCTCCAGGTGCTGAGACTCACAG AAAACCCTTGGAGATGTGACTGTGCCCTCCACTGGCTCAGAGCGTGGATAAAGGATGACGGGCAAAGACTTCTCAGTTCCCTGGACAAAAAGATCATTTGCTCAGAGCCCCCCAGGCTGCTGCACCAAAACTTGGTGGATATTTCTGGCAACAGTCTGGTTTGTATTCCTCCCATGGTCCTTGTGGAGCCCATGGAGGTGACAGCCCGTCTTGGTGAAGAGCTGAGGGTCAGCTGCAGAGCTACTGGATACCCACAACCCCTGGTTACTTGGAGAAAAGTCGCTCATGCTCGCACCAGTCCCCCCAAAGTCAACTTGAAGTCCACCAGCAGCAGGAAGTTTGAGCTGAGTGAAAGGAGTGTAGGGGAGCAGTTTGATGCAGCCACTGGCAGCGGAATGCTCTTCCTCAACAATATAACCGTGTCCCATGCTGGAAAATATGAATGTGTGGCCTCCAATCCCGGTGGGACGGCAAAGGTTCTATTTCACTTGGCAGTCAACCTTTCCAATCAGCAGTCTCGCACGTACACTTCTGTAGACATTAGCCAAGAGCCACTGTATGACTTGGAAAGCATGGAGTTCACTGCATTGAGTATGGCAACTCAGACCACCATTGCCATTGGAATTTCTTTGCTGGCTCTCACGGCCATGCTACTTATTGTCATGATCTACAGAAAGTACCACaagagaaaaaaagcaaagaagGAAGAGAACATCTTATATGTCAACGACTACTCTGATGGCCCAACCACCTTCGCCCAACTGGAAGAGTACAGGGATGAGCGAGGGCATGAGATGTTTGTCATAGACCGGAACAAGTCCCATTTCCCTACATACAAAGACACAGAAGGACTCAGCAGTATTTCTGGACTCTCCGATCTCACAGAGCAGCTCCAAAACCAAGGGACCCAAACCCCGAAGGACGAGGCAGAGCATCCAATCAATGATATTTTCATGAACCAAGGCTTCCTCTTCCAGCAGCAAATTGCCTACGAAATCCACTGCTAA
- the lrrc24.S gene encoding leucine-rich repeat-containing protein 24 isoform X3, protein MDSASSILLFITCSLPVFLAPGTQSCPAECRCYSLTVECGSKQLTSVPSSVQPSTQTVFLQDNVISQIQQQDLSHLSGLQYLYLQNNTISALEPGAFKSQQHLLELALNGNRIHLINSSIFKGLEHLRVLYLAGNQITRLLAYTFSDLQRLQELHLQENSIETLQEQAFSGLSSLALLDLSKNNMRTISRSSLRPLISLQVLRLTENPWRCDCALHWLRAWIKDDGQRLLSSLDKKIICSEPPRLLHQNLVDISGNSLVCIPPMVLVEPMEVTARLGEELRVSCRATGYPQPLVTWRKVAHARTSPPKVNLKSTSSRKFELSERSVGEQFDAATGSGMLFLNNITVSHAGKYECVASNPGGTAKVLFHLAVNLSNQQSRTYTSVDISQEPLYDLESMEFTALSMATQTTIAIGISLLALTAMLLIVMIYRKYHKRKKAKKEENILYVNDYSDGPTTFAQLEEYRDERGHEMFVIDRNKSHFPTYKDTEGLSSISGLSDLTEQLQNQGTQTPKDEAEHPINDIFMNQGFLFQQQIAYEIHC, encoded by the exons ATGGACTCAGCAAGCTCCATCCTCCTCTTCATCACCTGTTCCCTCCCTGTGTTCCTGGCCCCGGGGACCCAAAGCTGCCCGGCCGAGTGTCGCTGTTACAGCCTGACGGTGGAGTGCGGCTCCAAACAACTGACGAGTGTTCCCTCCAGTGTCCAACCTTCCACTCAG ACGGTGTTTCTACAGGACAATGTCATCAGCCAGATCCAACAGCAGGACCTGTCCCATCTCTCGGGCCTCCAGTACCTCTACCTACAGAACAACACTATCTCTGCCCTGGAACCTGGAGCCTTCAAATCCCAGCAGCACCTGCTAGAACTGGCCCTTAATGGAAACCGGATCCACCTCATCAACAGCAGCATCTTCAAAGGACTGGAGCACCTCCGGGTTCTGTACCTCGCAGGGAACCAGATCACTCGCCTGTTGGCCTACACCTTCTCTGACCTGCAG AGGCTGCAGGAGTTGCACTTGCAAGAGAACAGCATTGAGACCCTACAGGAACAGGCTTTCTCTGGACTCTCCTCCCTGGCGTTGCTGGACCTCAGCAAGAACAATATGCGCACCATTAGCCGCTCCTCCCTGCGCCCCCTAATCAGTCTCCAGGTGCTGAGACTCACAG AAAACCCTTGGAGATGTGACTGTGCCCTCCACTGGCTCAGAGCGTGGATAAAGGATGACGGGCAAAGACTTCTCAGTTCCCTGGACAAAAAGATCATTTGCTCAGAGCCCCCCAGGCTGCTGCACCAAAACTTGGTGGATATTTCTGGCAACAGTCTGGTTTGTATTCCTCCCATGGTCCTTGTGGAGCCCATGGAGGTGACAGCCCGTCTTGGTGAAGAGCTGAGGGTCAGCTGCAGAGCTACTGGATACCCACAACCCCTGGTTACTTGGAGAAAAGTCGCTCATGCTCGCACCAGTCCCCCCAAAGTCAACTTGAAGTCCACCAGCAGCAGGAAGTTTGAGCTGAGTGAAAGGAGTGTAGGGGAGCAGTTTGATGCAGCCACTGGCAGCGGAATGCTCTTCCTCAACAATATAACCGTGTCCCATGCTGGAAAATATGAATGTGTGGCCTCCAATCCCGGTGGGACGGCAAAGGTTCTATTTCACTTGGCAGTCAACCTTTCCAATCAGCAGTCTCGCACGTACACTTCTGTAGACATTAGCCAAGAGCCACTGTATGACTTGGAAAGCATGGAGTTCACTGCATTGAGTATGGCAACTCAGACCACCATTGCCATTGGAATTTCTTTGCTGGCTCTCACGGCCATGCTACTTATTGTCATGATCTACAGAAAGTACCACaagagaaaaaaagcaaagaagGAAGAGAACATCTTATATGTCAACGACTACTCTGATGGCCCAACCACCTTCGCCCAACTGGAAGAGTACAGGGATGAGCGAGGGCATGAGATGTTTGTCATAGACCGGAACAAGTCCCATTTCCCTACATACAAAGACACAGAAGGACTCAGCAGTATTTCTGGACTCTCCGATCTCACAGAGCAGCTCCAAAACCAAGGGACCCAAACCCCGAAGGACGAGGCAGAGCATCCAATCAATGATATTTTCATGAACCAAGGCTTCCTCTTCCAGCAGCAAATTGCCTACGAAATCCACTGCTAA